A region of the Polaribacter sp. L3A8 genome:
AATTGCCATGTCTACATTATTTCGTTTTGCCATAGAAATTTGCGCAGAGGTTGCTTTTTCTTCGTTTCTTAAAGTACCGAGTCTCCAAGCTAATAATTGCGCTTTGGTGATTTCTGTAATCATTTCAGCTAATTTTTTTTGTTGTAATTGAAACTGACCAATAGGTTTGCCAAATTGTTCGCGCTCCTTACAATAGCGTAATGCAGTGTCATAGCAATCCATAGCAGCGCCAATTGCGCCCCAAGCAATTCCGAAACGAGCCGAATCTAAACAACCTAATGGTGCTCCTAATCCAGATTTATTTGGTAACAAGTTTTCTTTGGGCACTTTTACATTATCAAAAATAAGTTCTCCGGTTGCAGAAGCACGTAGAGACCATTTATTATGCGTTGTAGGTGTTGTAAAACCTTCCATTCCGCGTTCTACTAATAAACCATGAATTCTACCTTCTTCATTTTTTGCCCAAACAACGGCAACTTGTGCAAAAGGAGCGTTAGAAATCCACATTTTTGCACCATTTAAAAGATAATGATCTCCCATGTCTTTAAACTTCGTTTCCATGCCCGAAGGATTAGAACCGTGATTTGGTTCTGTTAATCCAAAGCATCCCATCCATTTGCCAGAAGCTAATTTTGGTAAATATTTTTTACGTTGTGCTTCATTTCCATAAGTGTAAATAGGATACATTACTAAAGAAGATTGTACAGAAGCAGTAGAACGAACACCAGAATCTCCACGTTCTATTTCTTGCATAATTAATCCGTAAGAAATTTGATCTAAACCTGCTCCACCATATTCTTCTGGTATATAGGGGCCAAAAGCACCAATTTCTGCCAAACCTCCAATAATTTGAGTAGGAAATTCTGCTTTCTGAGCATATTCTTCGATAATAGGAGAAACATCGCGTTTTACCCAATCTCTTGCAGCATCTCGTATTAACTTGTGTTCTTCCGTTAATAAATCATCTAAATTATAATAATCTGGAGCTTGAAAAAGATCTTGTTTCATGTTTTGATATCTAAAAATTATACTATTAGTTTTTTTATGGGGTTGTTTAATTGTGTTATTTTAAACAAATATATGTATTGTTGTTAAATTTTAATTGATTTTAAATTAAAAATTAATAAAGTTAAAGATACAAAATCTATTAAAAGTAGATGATTTCTATTAAGTTTGTAAATATGAAGCATACCCTAGGAAAAGAAGAACGTTTAAAAAGCAAAAAGCTAATAGAAAGGTTGTATACGGAGAGAAATTCTGTAAAAGCGTTTCCTCTTAGAATGATTTTTTTACAAACAGAACATACATCAAATTTTCCTGCTCAGGTTGGTGTTTCTGTTCCAAAACGAAACTTTAAGTCTGCTGTAGATAGAAATCGATTGAAACGATTAATGCGAGAATCTTATCGTTTGCAAAAAGAAATTGTGTACAATAATTTAGAAAAACCGTATATTTTTATGATTTCGTATATTGGAAAAGAAGCATGTAACTATGATGAAATGTTCTTAAAAATGGAAAAATTGTTAACTCGGTTTGCAGACGAAACCAAAAATATAAATAATGATAAAGTTTAATCTTTCAAAAAAAACGATTCTTGTTCTTTTAGTCGGAACTCTTTTTTTGTCGTTTTCATTTAAATCTAAATTTTTTGAAGTTGCAAAGCAAATAGAAATTTACAATACGTTATTTAAGGAATTAAATATGTATTATATTGATGAAATTAATCCTGCAGAATTAACAAATAGTGCAATTAAAAATACATTGAAGGATTTAGATCCGTATACCAATTTTTATAATGAGCAAGATGTAGAAGATGCTAAAATTAGAAGAGAAGGTGAGTATGGAGGTATTGGGGTTACGGTGTATTATTTAAAAAATGGAATTCAAATTAACGAAGTTTATAAAGGATACGCTGCAGATAAAGCAGGACTAAAAGCAGGAGATGTTATTATTTCAGTTGATGGGCAGTCTGTAAAAAATATGGAAAGAGAACAGCTTTCTATGTTGATAAAAGGAACGCCAAACAGTACGTTTTCTGTTACATTAGAAAGGCAAGGTAATACTATTCAGAAAGAAATTACTAGAGATAAAGTGGTTTTAAACCCAGTTCCGTTTTCTAAAATGATTGATAAAGAAACAGGGTATATTGTTTTAACACGTTTTAATAACAAAGCATCATCCGAAGTAAAAAAAGCATTTAGAGCATTAAAAACAGCAGGAATGAAAAAGTTGGTTTTCGATTTAAGAGGAAATCCTGGAGGTTCATTATCTGAGTCTTTAAATATTTGTAACTTTTTTTTACCAAAAGGGAAAACACTTGTTACCACAAAAGCAAAAATTAAAAAATGGAGTAACATTTATAAAAGTAAAAATGAACCTTTAGATTTAGAAATTCCTATTGTGGTTTTGGTAAACGGTCGTTCTGCTTCTGCCTCTGAAATAGTAAGTGGTTCTTTACAAGATTATGATAGAGCTGTAATTATGGGGCAACGTTCTTTTGGAAAAGGATTAGTGCAACGTTATAGAAAACTAACGTATGGTACACAGTTAAAATTAACAATTTCTAAATATTATACACCAAGTGGTAGATGCATTCAAGAATTAGATTATGCCAATAGAGATAAAGATGGTAATGTGCCTAAGTTTTCAGATACAGGTATTAATGAGTTTAAAACGGCAAATGGTAGAAAGGTGTATGACGGAGGTGGTGTTTTACCAGATGTAGTTATTAAAACCTCTGAAAAAACAGCAGCAACTGAAAATTTATTAAGTTCTATGGCTGTTTTTAATTTTGTAACAAAGTATTATTATAATCATCCACAAATAGAAAGTGAAATTAATTTTGACTTTAAAGAAGCAGGTTTTACAGACTTTACCGATTATTTAAAAGTAGATACTACGTTTGTTACAAAACAAGAAAAACTGTTTAAAGAAGCTTACAAGGCATCAGAAGGAAAAAATATTTCTAAAGAGTATAGCCAAATTAAAGAGAAATTATTTAAAGATAAGGTTGATGAAATATCTAAAAATAAAGATATTTTAAAAAGCGTTATTAAAGAAGAAATATTAAAAAGATATTATTATGAAGAGGGTGTTTATATCCATAATTTAAAGAACGATTTGGTTATAAAAGAAGCCGTTAATTTATTGTTTAACCAAGATAAATATAAGCAACTATTATCCGCTAAATAATTTTATCTTTGAAAACTAAAATTTAGAATGGGAAAAATAAATAAAACAGATAGAACTAGAGCACAAGAGTCTACAAACGCAATAGAAAAATTATACATTTCTATGCGTCATTTATTTAGTAGAGGTTTTTATAAACCAATGGGAATTTCTGGAGAAACGTTACGTAAATCTTTACTTTCTTTAAGACCCGAAATTTATGGTTCAATTGCAGAAGAAAGAATTGAGTTAAATGGTTTGGTGTATGTTATAGAAAGACTTCCAAAAGGAATTGAAGAATGCCAGTTTATAAATTTAACCGCAGATGAAGGATATAGTGATTCTCATTTCGAAAGCATAATTCCACCAAAAAGAAGAAGAAACTGTTACAGAATAGATAAAGATCAAATGAACATAGAGATTACTCGTGGTCGTTCTGAAATTTATGATATTCTAACACACTTAACTTTTTTGTTTATTGAATCTCATAAAATTCAAAAAAGAGTAACCATAAATGAAGGAACAGACTTTATTAGAGAATGGAAATATTTAGAAGATATTGTTATTTATAATAAACAAATTACTGCCCAAGAAAGAGAAGTTGCTATTGCGCATTTAAGCAATATTTTAGGAAGAACTTTTGAAGAAGTATTAGACATTCATAAAACATTTAAAACAGCCCAAAATCAAGATCGTTTTTTTCAGTTAATCTATTGGTTAGGTAAGTTGGCAATTAATGAAGTTTTAGAGAATAAGAAAAGAAAGGTTACTTTTAGTTCTGTTTTAATTGAAGAAATTGGGCACCATATTTATGGTGATGTTTGGGCAAATAATATAAAGGTAGTTTTAAAAGAAAATAAACTTTTAAAGAGACCAATACATATTATTAGTGCAAATATGCATAGTGTGTTAAACTCTATTTATGCTAAAGGTGCGTTGCCAAATGAAGCAAAAGAACATGAGGGTTTCGAGTTGTTTCAATTGTTAAGTAACGCAGAC
Encoded here:
- a CDS encoding S41 family peptidase — translated: MIKFNLSKKTILVLLVGTLFLSFSFKSKFFEVAKQIEIYNTLFKELNMYYIDEINPAELTNSAIKNTLKDLDPYTNFYNEQDVEDAKIRREGEYGGIGVTVYYLKNGIQINEVYKGYAADKAGLKAGDVIISVDGQSVKNMEREQLSMLIKGTPNSTFSVTLERQGNTIQKEITRDKVVLNPVPFSKMIDKETGYIVLTRFNNKASSEVKKAFRALKTAGMKKLVFDLRGNPGGSLSESLNICNFFLPKGKTLVTTKAKIKKWSNIYKSKNEPLDLEIPIVVLVNGRSASASEIVSGSLQDYDRAVIMGQRSFGKGLVQRYRKLTYGTQLKLTISKYYTPSGRCIQELDYANRDKDGNVPKFSDTGINEFKTANGRKVYDGGGVLPDVVIKTSEKTAATENLLSSMAVFNFVTKYYYNHPQIESEINFDFKEAGFTDFTDYLKVDTTFVTKQEKLFKEAYKASEGKNISKEYSQIKEKLFKDKVDEISKNKDILKSVIKEEILKRYYYEEGVYIHNLKNDLVIKEAVNLLFNQDKYKQLLSAK
- the rnpA gene encoding ribonuclease P protein component, whose product is MKHTLGKEERLKSKKLIERLYTERNSVKAFPLRMIFLQTEHTSNFPAQVGVSVPKRNFKSAVDRNRLKRLMRESYRLQKEIVYNNLEKPYIFMISYIGKEACNYDEMFLKMEKLLTRFADETKNINNDKV
- a CDS encoding acyl-CoA dehydrogenase family protein produces the protein MKQDLFQAPDYYNLDDLLTEEHKLIRDAARDWVKRDVSPIIEEYAQKAEFPTQIIGGLAEIGAFGPYIPEEYGGAGLDQISYGLIMQEIERGDSGVRSTASVQSSLVMYPIYTYGNEAQRKKYLPKLASGKWMGCFGLTEPNHGSNPSGMETKFKDMGDHYLLNGAKMWISNAPFAQVAVVWAKNEEGRIHGLLVERGMEGFTTPTTHNKWSLRASATGELIFDNVKVPKENLLPNKSGLGAPLGCLDSARFGIAWGAIGAAMDCYDTALRYCKEREQFGKPIGQFQLQQKKLAEMITEITKAQLLAWRLGTLRNEEKATSAQISMAKRNNVDMAITIAREARQMLGGMGITGEYSIMRHMMNLESVITYEGTHDIHLLITGLDVTGLSAFK
- a CDS encoding DUF6909 family protein encodes the protein MGKINKTDRTRAQESTNAIEKLYISMRHLFSRGFYKPMGISGETLRKSLLSLRPEIYGSIAEERIELNGLVYVIERLPKGIEECQFINLTADEGYSDSHFESIIPPKRRRNCYRIDKDQMNIEITRGRSEIYDILTHLTFLFIESHKIQKRVTINEGTDFIREWKYLEDIVIYNKQITAQEREVAIAHLSNILGRTFEEVLDIHKTFKTAQNQDRFFQLIYWLGKLAINEVLENKKRKVTFSSVLIEEIGHHIYGDVWANNIKVVLKENKLLKRPIHIISANMHSVLNSIYAKGALPNEAKEHEGFELFQLLSNADSKPLQKAVKEYASENGLIYIKDTSGTNINVQVIDTDKIDFEYAPFDKVNSINKSPVIIVMDYAFGEQAYETMDELLKPYKNTKKKNHLDVKSVSIMGKAGILEGGKGDIMIPSAHIFEGTADNYPFKNELSKEDLEGFGVKVFDGSMISVLGTSLQNKDLLEFFHDSTWNVIGLEMEGAHYQKAIQSASKIRGNIAKNVKVRYAYYASDNPLETGGTLASGGLGMTGVTPTYAITQKILEQIF